One window of the Phycodurus eques isolate BA_2022a chromosome 7, UOR_Pequ_1.1, whole genome shotgun sequence genome contains the following:
- the ly6d gene encoding lymphocyte antigen 6D: MKLVLVTTLLLLLCSTQVLTLSCYSCNDEDRNDCITVKTCNENETFCKIYGLGNKISSGCAKKCVEDSQTTCCQSDLC; encoded by the exons ATGAAACTCGTGCTGGTCACAacattgctgctgctgctgtgtagCACTCAAG TGCTCACACTCAGTTGCTACTCCTGCAACGATGAAGACCGAAATGATTGCATCACCGTGAAAACGTGCAATGAAAATGAAACCTTCTGCAAGATCTATGGCTTGG GAAATAAAATCTCCAGTGGCTGCGCAAAGAAGTGCGTTGAGGACTCTCAGACGACCTGCTGTCAATCGGACCTGTGCTAG